CGTAGAGCTGCATCATGTAAGTTTTTAACTTTTGTAAATTAACTATTTGTGTCAGGGTCATTCCACTAAGCAAGCGTGTGCCCCAGAATAAGCATGAGTGGGAAATGTGATGTAAGGTTTCAGTTCTCCCGTGTTTCTCGtgtttaaagaaacatttttcctATAAGTCCCTAAATTCAAGACAAGCACTTCATCTGGAGCTCAAATAGGAAAATGGTGATCCACTCCAGCGCTGAGGGACACGAGGTGCCAGCCGTACGGAAGAGCACGTGGGGCTCCAACATGACACCTTCCGGAGGCATTTAGGGGCGACCTGGACTGTATGCCACTTTGTCTCAAGCGCAACCTGGAGCCCCACCCCTGGTGAGATGATTCCTAGCGGCTGGCTGGACGCTGGGCAGACACTGTTCATGGCTTTTTCCATTGAGTTTATCTTGGAAGTTGTTCCAAATCGGTATATATAGTTGTCTTGTTCTTCAAGTGCTCACTGCAAGCTACTTCACAGCATGAATGTATGGGGTGTTCTTTGGAAAGAATTCTATTTTCACATCACAAACGAAAGAGAAAAGTCACCATTAAAAAGACAGAAACTAAGAACAAATGTACAAACCaagaatataatattttattaatttccagaTTATGAGTCTTACAcagcatatacatatatttagataatatataaaacaaagaacaaactgcAGGAAGAAATATTGGTCTGAAATTGCCTTATGGGACATCTTTAATTCTAAAGTTCATGGTAAATGTATCTCCCCACACACTGGGGCAGGCAGCAGGATAATCTCCAGCATTCACGTATCAAAGGACGGCTTATCCCTCACTGTATTTACAATGCACTTGTGCATTACAGCATGGTCACTGGTGTCCATGACAAGAGACACCAAGTAGTGGATAAAAGAACCCTAGCACAGTGAActcatataaatatttgttttttgcaTTGTCCTCCAGATAGTTTCCTTTTTAAACTAAGAGTCATGTCCAGGGTCTATCCCTTGGTTTGCATTCCAGTTAttgctggaggaaaaaaaaaaaacagaaaagaggtaTCAGTTTAAGTTATTAGAAAATAGTCAGTGCCACTGACCCCCCCACCTCTGGTGACACTCGAGGGGACGCTGGGCTGTGAGGAAATGCTCACATCAGCAGCAGGCAGGCATGTAAGCACCCACCACCGTGTCAGAGGGGACCAATCGGCTGATGGTAATTTGGGGCTGGTACAGAGGGTCAGATGGAAGATATTCTTCAAGGAAGGCCTGTGAGCAGGAAGCAGCAGGATGCCCCCCAGGAGGGGCAGGGTCACTTTGTGGAGGTGGGGACAGCAGTAACAGAACATTTCACAGGATCGTTCCTGGCTCAGTGCTGATGGCGAAGAAGAGCTAAGATCTTATGATGTAAAGGTACTCCATACTCCATATCAACAGAGAGAGGCTCTACAGCTGAACTCGTAGAATACAGCACTTTCCAGGGACACAGCTTCCCCAACTCACTGTCCTGCCTGcctctgaggaaggctggcctaCCTTTGCCTTGTTCTGAACTGGGAGATATAGTTTGAACTCTGCTGGCAGTTCATCTTCTGAGTACAGTCTGTCTGAGAAGTAAACCCGGCGGATGCGACAGTTTGCGTGGATCTGTGGATGCAAGACTTATTTTAAGAGGTAAAATACgactctccttcctcttctcctgaTTCTCCTAGCGCCCCCTCATGACGCTGTCAAAGCTTCATCTCTTTGGCGTCTCCTCAGCTTGGCTTAGGGGTAGATTCTGGCAAGAGGCAGATTTTGCTTGCTCTCTTCTCCCACTATATCTGAGCAGACTCCTGAATACGTTCTGCACCTCTTTGAGGTCAAAGACAGTAACTTGGGAACTTTAGCCAAAAACCCACACTGTTCTGTCACATGGGCCACAAGCCAGTAACAGACAGAGCACACTCCCCTTCTCCCACTGGGGCTCCACCTGGAAAAGAAGCCGGTACCTGCACTCTCAGGGTCTCAATGTAATTTGTGCCATACGCCCGCCGGGTGAAGTCTGACAGGTTGAACTGAATCTGGTTCCAGCCGTCATCCAGCCGCATGGGCATAGTACAGATGAAGGGTTTGACCCGCGTGGTGCTCTGGTAGTTACTTGCCCGAAACCGCCGACGCACATTCTTGTCATCTAGTACCTATGAGAtagaaaagttttatttatttaattatttagtgaggaagatcagtcccgagctaacatccgtgctaatcctcctctttttgctgaggaagaccagctctgagctaacatctattgccaatcctcctcctttttttttttttttgccccaaagccccagtagatagttgaatgtcctagttgcacatccttctagttgctgtatgtgggacacggcctcagcatggccggagaagcggtgtgttggtgcgcacctgggatctgaacccgggccgccagtagcagagcacgtgcacttaactgctaagccacggggccggcccatacctATGAGATACAGAGAAGAGTCACATTAACCTCATCCTGGAAGAAACAAACACCCTTGGTGAGACAAGGACCTGAACTCCCACAGCCTGGTTTCCCAAGGCTGAGACCCCAGGGAGAATAAACAGACCAGATACAGGTCAC
Above is a window of Diceros bicornis minor isolate mBicDic1 chromosome 32, mDicBic1.mat.cur, whole genome shotgun sequence DNA encoding:
- the CFAP20 gene encoding cilia- and flagella-associated protein 20, coding for MFKNTFQSGFLSILYSIGSKPLQIWDKKVRNGHIKRITDNDIQSLVLEIEGTNVSTTYITCPADPKKTLGIKLPFLVMIIKNLKKYFTFEVQVLDDKNVRRRFRASNYQSTTRVKPFICTMPMRLDDGWNQIQFNLSDFTRRAYGTNYIETLRVQIHANCRIRRVYFSDRLYSEDELPAEFKLYLPVQNKAKQ